Proteins co-encoded in one Sphingobium sp. JS3065 genomic window:
- a CDS encoding AAA family ATPase gives MLTQIKKIKGLGVFGDYAAAADFPAFGRYNVVYGENGSGKTTLSRLLACLESGEHPDHPDLEFTVESQSGQLTKGVKYGRRVRVFNSDFVEANIGRFDGPLRHILILGEENKAIAEELKAEIAIRDDRVKRVQANEAAVVKLVNDKGKLFSAIAKTIGEATSGSTLRSYRKPDAEAAYVKLGDERALSEGEYEVHRGTVRQEQMPEINPLTIPRGPERPGQEPISALQAAAGAGDRAKALTMRSAQSAVIARLAENPDIALWAEQGVGIHAKHATGRCEFCDQIMPADRLRALSDHFSVEDQRLKEEIDAERLSLRAIIDALGRTALPDRLMFYSELRADYDAAQTSVEAELATLQLSLEKIDGILTEKLTLRTTAYEPEIACDTIQLTAALGMIKALIARHNDKTAGFEREKRAARDAIEAHHLLSIKADVEELTDKAAKLNAEIELWQNGGEDLEDKRGIEALSQSIREKQAKVSSAHAGGLGLTDLLKQFLGRTELRFESGDEGYRVLRRGKPAKRLSEGEKTAVAFIYFLVQLKDQDFNIGEGIVVIDDPISSLDASAIYQAFAFLKNETQRAKQLFILTHNFEFLKLIINWLQNVRGQENTKSYSMVLCTETEEGRSARITPLDRLLIDHATEYHYLFKVLHTFKSDGTILGCYHVPNISRKVLETFLDFHVPSRKSLYQKMDDVDYDPIKKTAIYKFANDLSHHTGKSFDPALVAEAQKNAEYLLDMIKSVAPLHYEGLRKLSET, from the coding sequence ATGCTTACTCAGATCAAGAAGATTAAGGGCTTAGGCGTTTTTGGCGATTACGCGGCGGCCGCCGATTTTCCCGCCTTTGGCCGCTACAACGTAGTTTATGGCGAGAATGGCTCTGGCAAAACAACCCTCTCGCGGCTGCTTGCCTGCCTGGAATCGGGTGAGCATCCCGATCACCCCGATCTTGAGTTCACAGTTGAATCGCAGTCCGGCCAGCTCACGAAGGGAGTGAAGTATGGCCGCCGCGTACGTGTCTTCAACAGCGACTTTGTTGAAGCGAATATCGGTCGTTTCGACGGGCCGCTTCGGCATATTCTCATCCTCGGCGAAGAGAACAAGGCCATTGCCGAGGAGCTGAAGGCTGAAATCGCCATTCGCGACGATCGAGTAAAGCGTGTCCAGGCCAATGAGGCTGCCGTGGTCAAGCTTGTGAATGACAAGGGCAAGTTGTTTTCCGCCATCGCCAAGACCATTGGTGAGGCCACCAGCGGGTCAACCCTTCGCAGTTATCGCAAGCCCGACGCTGAAGCAGCCTACGTCAAGCTTGGGGATGAGAGGGCTCTATCCGAAGGCGAATACGAGGTTCATCGCGGCACCGTTCGTCAGGAGCAAATGCCCGAGATTAACCCGCTCACCATCCCGCGGGGTCCCGAACGACCGGGGCAGGAGCCCATCAGCGCCTTGCAGGCTGCCGCTGGCGCCGGGGATCGTGCCAAGGCACTGACGATGCGTTCGGCGCAGTCGGCCGTCATCGCCCGTCTTGCGGAAAACCCCGATATAGCCCTCTGGGCCGAACAAGGCGTTGGTATCCATGCCAAACATGCAACCGGTCGCTGCGAATTCTGCGACCAGATCATGCCTGCTGACCGCCTCAGGGCACTTTCCGACCATTTCAGTGTCGAAGACCAAAGGCTGAAGGAAGAAATCGACGCGGAGCGCCTCAGCCTCCGCGCCATCATCGATGCGCTTGGCAGGACGGCGCTGCCCGATCGTCTGATGTTCTATTCCGAACTTCGAGCAGATTACGACGCCGCGCAGACATCGGTTGAAGCTGAGCTCGCGACCCTGCAGCTGAGCCTGGAGAAGATCGATGGGATCCTGACCGAAAAGCTGACCTTGCGGACCACGGCTTATGAGCCGGAAATCGCCTGTGATACGATACAGCTGACCGCAGCGCTGGGCATGATTAAGGCGCTCATCGCGCGCCATAATGACAAAACGGCAGGCTTCGAGCGAGAGAAGCGGGCGGCCCGCGACGCCATTGAGGCGCATCATCTTCTGTCCATCAAAGCCGATGTCGAAGAATTAACTGACAAGGCTGCAAAGCTGAATGCTGAAATCGAACTGTGGCAAAACGGCGGTGAGGATCTTGAGGACAAACGCGGGATCGAGGCTCTGTCTCAGTCAATTCGAGAGAAGCAAGCCAAGGTTTCAAGTGCACATGCGGGCGGGCTTGGCCTGACCGACCTTCTCAAACAGTTCCTTGGCAGGACGGAGCTACGCTTTGAGTCCGGCGATGAGGGCTATCGCGTCCTGCGGCGCGGCAAGCCGGCCAAGCGCCTGAGTGAGGGCGAAAAGACAGCCGTCGCCTTCATCTATTTCCTCGTGCAACTTAAGGATCAGGATTTTAACATTGGCGAAGGAATCGTCGTCATCGACGATCCGATTTCCAGTCTTGATGCTTCGGCGATCTATCAGGCCTTCGCATTCCTCAAGAACGAGACCCAGCGCGCGAAGCAACTATTCATCCTGACCCATAATTTTGAATTCCTTAAGTTAATCATAAACTGGCTGCAGAATGTGCGCGGCCAAGAAAATACGAAATCCTATTCGATGGTGCTATGCACGGAGACTGAAGAAGGTCGATCTGCGAGGATAACTCCGTTGGATAGGCTTTTGATCGATCATGCGACCGAGTATCACTATCTCTTCAAGGTGCTCCATACATTCAAATCAGATGGAACGATTCTCGGTTGTTACCATGTTCCAAATATTTCTCGTAAAGTACTTGAGACGTTTCTCGACTTCCATGTTCCATCGCGCAAGTCGCTTTATCAGAAAATGGATGACGTGGATTATGACCCGATCAAAAAGACGGCAATTTATAAATTTGCAAATGACCTGTCGCACCATACAGGAAAGAGTTTTGATCCTGCCCTCGTGGCAGAGGCGCAAAAGAACGCAGAATATTTATTGGATATGATTAAGTCTGTGGCGCCGCTTCACTACGAAGGCTTGAGAAAACTCTCCGAGACGTAA
- a CDS encoding thermonuclease family protein — protein MLFALLLAATVIPDGQVFTCTPTRVWDGDGPIWCRGGIHVRLAGIAAREMDGSCRPGQPCPEASALAARDALVNLLGGAQGRTSTGHILVDGPTMRCLSTGNARGNRTGAWCAAPSIGDLSCAMIRTGTVLRWDRHAQGRCRSR, from the coding sequence ATGCTGTTCGCACTCCTGCTTGCCGCCACCGTCATTCCCGATGGCCAGGTCTTCACCTGCACACCTACCCGCGTCTGGGATGGAGATGGACCGATCTGGTGCCGCGGAGGCATACATGTCCGCCTCGCCGGAATTGCAGCGCGAGAGATGGACGGGAGTTGCCGGCCAGGTCAGCCTTGCCCCGAGGCGAGTGCCCTTGCCGCCCGTGACGCTCTTGTTAATCTGCTCGGCGGCGCTCAGGGGCGGACCAGCACGGGCCACATTCTGGTCGATGGTCCCACCATGCGCTGCCTTTCAACCGGCAATGCGCGCGGCAACAGGACCGGCGCCTGGTGCGCCGCGCCCTCTATCGGCGACCTGAGCTGCGCTATGATCCGCACCGGCACCGTGCTGCGCTGGGATCGCCATGCCCAGGGGCGATGCCGATCCCGTTGA
- a CDS encoding single-stranded DNA-binding protein, translating to MQNLVILAGNVGATPEARTTQGGTRITHFSLATSRPKRDSNGKILRDDNNRRLEDTEWHRITCFNGVGKTVEQYVDKGMKVMVRGRIHYTRWTDNENIERYGVEIIADEVTFLTRAKANDNAGGGHEPEDDEIPF from the coding sequence ATGCAGAATCTCGTCATCCTCGCCGGCAATGTCGGCGCCACGCCCGAAGCCCGCACCACCCAGGGCGGCACCCGTATCACCCATTTCAGCCTGGCCACCTCGCGCCCGAAGCGCGACAGCAACGGCAAGATCCTCCGCGACGACAATAACCGCCGGCTCGAGGATACCGAATGGCATCGGATCACCTGCTTCAACGGGGTCGGCAAGACGGTCGAGCAGTATGTCGACAAAGGCATGAAGGTCATGGTCCGTGGCCGCATTCACTACACCCGCTGGACCGACAACGAGAATATCGAGCGCTACGGCGTCGAGATCATCGCCGATGAAGTGACCTTCCTCACCCGCGCCAAGGCGAACGACAACGCAGGCGGTGGCCATGAGCCTGAGGACGATGAAATCCCATTCTGA
- a CDS encoding DUF2493 domain-containing protein, protein MTSTLSAILSALELGHLDRTSDLRTLEAPPPAEAMEQTVSAVWSDLFALFPFSALERDIEDLGWGLVNLFHRAAAKKHQMIDRLTDEIRLVLAEQDGSEVATADLEDKIDLARKIEQSAEAYETMRDTAARHYLHETGRSWVPASGNRISLGTTAAIVDGRSYLQARRERVRDANMVHGTPVIFAGGRLRFASDDDAKQFADNLLRTLNAVRERVGDMYLVHGGDMKGIERLAASWAEQNGIQQLRFGLDRKLGDRAGFRRNEQMLSVKPRYVIAFQGNGVTERLVIEAKARGIHVVDRRGPLGTPPASRSCG, encoded by the coding sequence ATGACCAGCACTCTCTCAGCGATACTCTCCGCGCTCGAACTCGGTCATCTTGATCGCACCAGCGACCTGCGCACCCTAGAGGCGCCGCCCCCCGCCGAAGCCATGGAACAAACTGTCAGCGCTGTCTGGAGCGATCTTTTCGCGCTTTTTCCCTTTAGTGCGCTCGAGCGCGACATCGAGGATCTGGGCTGGGGCCTGGTCAATCTTTTCCACCGCGCCGCCGCCAAGAAGCACCAGATGATCGACCGGCTGACGGACGAAATTCGGCTCGTGCTCGCCGAGCAGGATGGCTCGGAGGTCGCGACCGCCGACCTTGAGGACAAGATCGATCTCGCCCGCAAGATCGAGCAGTCCGCCGAGGCTTATGAGACCATGCGCGACACGGCGGCCCGCCATTATCTCCACGAGACGGGCCGTTCCTGGGTGCCGGCGTCGGGCAACCGCATTTCGCTCGGCACGACCGCGGCGATCGTCGATGGCCGGTCCTATCTCCAGGCGCGGCGAGAAAGGGTGCGCGATGCCAATATGGTCCATGGCACGCCCGTGATCTTCGCCGGCGGGCGGCTGCGTTTCGCCAGCGACGACGATGCCAAGCAGTTCGCGGATAACCTGTTGCGAACGCTCAATGCCGTTCGTGAGCGGGTGGGCGACATGTATCTCGTCCATGGCGGCGACATGAAAGGCATTGAGCGCCTGGCCGCGTCCTGGGCCGAGCAGAACGGTATCCAGCAGCTGCGGTTCGGGCTCGATCGCAAGCTCGGCGATCGCGCGGGGTTCCGCCGCAATGAGCAGATGCTTTCGGTCAAGCCGCGCTACGTCATCGCCTTTCAAGGCAATGGTGTCACTGAAAGGCTGGTGATCGAGGCCAAGGCGCGCGGCATCCACGTCGTTGATCGCCGCGGACCGCTTGGCACGCCGCCAGCGTCGCGATCCTGCGGTTGA
- a CDS encoding plasmid partitioning protein RepB C-terminal domain-containing protein — MSATRPQQIELIPISRITVLNPRARNKRQHREIVNNIETIGLKRPITVSRHDGPSGPRYDLVCGEGRLEAFQMLGQSEIPAVVIEASENECLVMSLVENIARRVQRPIDVMREVGALRNRGYSEAEIGRKIGVASSWVSMVVSLLERGEERLVAAVETGLIPISLAMEISRAETEEAQSLLLEAYETGKLRGKKLAAVRRLLDLRMRGRNRSLSQGRLGRKNANRKMTANDLMQVYQREAEKQRLLVKKSDFTQTRLLFIVEAMKDLLADEGFVTLLRAECLETMPRALALRIAGDDDD; from the coding sequence ATGTCCGCCACACGCCCACAGCAGATCGAGCTCATCCCGATCTCGCGGATTACCGTCCTTAATCCACGCGCCCGAAACAAGCGGCAGCACCGGGAGATCGTGAACAATATTGAGACCATTGGTCTCAAACGTCCGATCACGGTGAGCCGCCATGATGGCCCGAGTGGCCCGCGTTATGATCTGGTCTGCGGAGAGGGCCGCCTCGAGGCCTTCCAAATGCTCGGCCAGTCGGAAATTCCCGCGGTGGTGATCGAAGCCAGCGAGAACGAATGTCTGGTGATGAGCCTGGTCGAGAATATTGCGCGTCGGGTGCAGCGGCCGATCGACGTGATGCGCGAGGTCGGCGCCTTGCGCAATCGCGGATATAGCGAGGCGGAAATCGGACGGAAGATCGGCGTCGCCAGCTCCTGGGTCAGCATGGTCGTTTCACTGCTCGAGCGGGGCGAGGAGCGGCTCGTCGCGGCGGTCGAGACCGGCCTGATTCCCATCAGTCTCGCTATGGAGATATCCCGCGCTGAGACCGAGGAGGCGCAAAGTCTCCTGCTTGAGGCCTATGAAACCGGCAAGCTGCGAGGCAAGAAACTGGCGGCTGTCCGCCGCCTTCTTGATTTGCGCATGCGTGGTCGCAACAGGTCGCTCTCGCAGGGGCGGTTGGGCCGGAAAAATGCCAACCGGAAGATGACCGCCAACGACCTCATGCAGGTCTACCAGCGAGAGGCTGAAAAGCAGCGCCTTTTGGTCAAGAAATCCGATTTTACCCAGACCCGGCTGCTGTTCATTGTGGAGGCCATGAAGGACCTCCTCGCTGATGAGGGGTTTGTGACATTGCTGCGCGCTGAGTGCCTTGAGACAATGCCGCGCGCGCTCGCCCTCCGGATCGCAGGAGATGACGATGACTGA
- a CDS encoding recombinase family protein, with translation MERRALEDWRTQDGTDHDPASPIVRAAEYVRMSTDHQKYSTENQAEAIRHYAAAHGIEIVRTYADAGKSGLKIDGRDALKQLIDDVQTGVADYTMVLVYDVSRWGRFQDADESAYYEYICKRSGISVEYCTEQFENDGSPVSTIVKGVKRAMAGEYSRELSVKVFAGQGRLIEKGFRQGGPAGFGLRRTLVDERGETKGILTRGEHKSIQTDRVILTPGPPEEVAIVRDIYHAFVHEGRSEQDIADDLNRRHIPTDLDRPWTRGTVHQVLINEKYAGDNVWNRQSFKLKKKRVRNDPEMWIRAAGAFDAIVERDLFEAAKAIIGARSFRLSDTEMLSALKVLLDRRGLLSGIIIDECEGMPSSSAYSSRFGSLLRAYDLVGYTPDRDYRYVAINRALRKLHPEILGQVLDGLRDMGSEAVQDFQTDRVIVNEEFSLSVAIVRCNPTPTGLLRWKIRFDTSRMPDITIVVRMDTANRAAFDYYLFPRLDLVADRLRLAEDNGLSLDAYRFDTLDLLYEIAAPIAIAEAA, from the coding sequence ATGGAGAGGCGAGCCTTGGAGGACTGGCGCACTCAAGACGGCACCGACCATGACCCGGCATCGCCGATCGTGCGCGCCGCCGAATATGTTCGCATGTCCACCGATCACCAGAAATACTCGACGGAGAACCAGGCCGAGGCGATCCGTCACTATGCCGCCGCCCACGGTATCGAGATCGTCCGGACCTATGCCGATGCCGGCAAAAGCGGTCTCAAGATCGATGGCAGGGACGCCCTCAAGCAACTGATCGACGACGTTCAGACGGGTGTTGCCGATTATACCATGGTGCTCGTCTATGACGTCAGCCGGTGGGGCCGATTCCAGGACGCCGATGAAAGCGCCTACTATGAATATATCTGCAAACGCTCAGGGATATCCGTCGAATATTGCACCGAGCAGTTCGAGAATGACGGCAGTCCGGTGTCGACGATCGTCAAGGGCGTCAAACGCGCGATGGCCGGAGAATATAGCCGCGAATTGTCGGTCAAGGTGTTCGCCGGGCAGGGACGCCTCATCGAAAAGGGCTTTCGCCAGGGCGGGCCTGCTGGATTTGGGCTTCGGCGCACCCTCGTCGATGAGCGCGGCGAAACAAAAGGGATTCTGACGCGCGGAGAGCATAAGAGCATTCAGACCGACCGCGTGATCCTCACGCCTGGCCCGCCCGAAGAAGTCGCCATTGTTCGGGATATCTATCACGCCTTCGTGCATGAGGGGCGCAGCGAACAGGACATCGCCGACGATCTCAACCGCCGCCATATTCCGACCGATCTTGATCGTCCCTGGACCCGGGGAACCGTCCACCAAGTGCTGATCAACGAGAAATATGCCGGTGACAATGTGTGGAACCGGCAATCCTTCAAGCTGAAGAAGAAGCGCGTCCGCAACGACCCGGAAATGTGGATCCGGGCTGCCGGCGCGTTCGATGCCATCGTCGAGCGTGACCTCTTCGAAGCCGCCAAGGCAATCATCGGCGCTCGTTCGTTCCGATTGTCGGACACCGAAATGCTGAGCGCGCTAAAGGTCCTCTTGGACAGACGGGGCCTCTTGTCGGGGATAATCATCGACGAGTGCGAGGGCATGCCCTCGAGCAGTGCCTACAGCTCCCGGTTCGGAAGCCTGCTGCGCGCATATGATCTGGTCGGATATACGCCGGATCGGGACTATCGATATGTCGCGATCAATCGGGCCTTGCGCAAACTTCATCCGGAGATCCTCGGCCAAGTGCTCGATGGCCTGCGCGATATGGGCAGCGAGGCCGTTCAGGACTTCCAGACCGACCGCGTGATCGTCAACGAGGAATTCAGCCTCTCGGTCGCCATCGTCCGTTGTAACCCTACGCCCACGGGGTTGCTGCGCTGGAAGATCCGCTTCGACACGTCGCGGATGCCCGACATCACCATCGTCGTGCGCATGGATACCGCCAACCGGGCCGCTTTCGACTATTATCTGTTTCCGCGCCTCGATCTTGTCGCCGACCGCCTGCGGCTTGCAGAAGACAATGGCCTTAGCCTTGACGCCTATCGCTTCGACACCCTCGACCTGCTGTATGAAATCGCCGCACCGATCGCCATTGCGGAGGCAGCCTGA
- a CDS encoding DeoR family transcriptional regulator, translated as MLPKKGKKLPAWKGALAGRQAYADVMADLLKKEHGDSHRAVKLLMRQTDASERTIKHWLAAQHGPDTVFFLRLVATSPVIRAFVLGVIESPVMARQSSRPMRWDVVPLTPQTAAANTMRQHPVGNDPINDPDHDPINGPMTEGLNERQRWFLDRVGKGDRPKAWDIMAHWQVSPKTARRDIRGLQSAGLLRFEGARRNGRYRLV; from the coding sequence ATGTTGCCGAAAAAGGGCAAGAAGTTACCGGCTTGGAAAGGGGCGTTGGCCGGGCGCCAGGCCTATGCAGACGTGATGGCCGACTTACTGAAGAAGGAACACGGGGACAGCCACCGCGCCGTCAAGCTGCTCATGCGCCAAACGGACGCGAGCGAACGCACCATAAAGCACTGGCTTGCCGCTCAACATGGCCCGGATACGGTGTTTTTTCTGCGGCTCGTTGCGACATCGCCCGTCATCCGCGCGTTTGTCCTGGGCGTTATCGAAAGCCCTGTGATGGCCCGGCAATCCTCTCGGCCCATGCGCTGGGATGTCGTGCCGCTAACACCCCAAACGGCTGCAGCAAACACGATGCGTCAGCATCCCGTCGGAAATGACCCTATAAATGACCCTGATCATGACCCCATAAATGGCCCAATGACGGAGGGCCTGAATGAACGTCAGCGCTGGTTTCTCGACCGAGTCGGCAAGGGAGATCGCCCCAAGGCCTGGGATATCATGGCTCACTGGCAGGTCAGCCCCAAGACGGCCCGGCGCGACATCCGGGGGTTGCAGTCTGCTGGCCTGCTGCGTTTCGAAGGCGCCCGGCGTAATGGGCGATATAGGCTTGTCTAG
- a CDS encoding competence protein CoiA yields the protein MALSCLDDSDNRLQSFDLSDADWRELEVKNRRLHHLRMDCCSATVVLKRSSRGTKFFAHRTAGPCTSANESEEHRHLKMTAVEIARSSGWQAATEVGGTTPTGEPWRADVLAGKGNAKVAIEIQWSGQTNEETLRRQEQYRLSGIRGLWLLRQPGFPIVHDLPAVCIGGSLAEGFQALIPAHDRMLARHRRLPESWRQTLPMDAFLRAAFDRRLGFLTPLEAVGENATIAVETAIANCWNERCRGKTQIITSIEIATDQGAFDFSLPDLTDHPHLLVEILQRLPSSFDRKVIQKRYSHTQRRSYVSNGCAKCNRLFGEFMVAHEPSEIDQIATFPAHLDSRWLALLGSHPDIEISQPAWWVCA from the coding sequence ATGGCTCTCAGTTGCCTTGATGACAGCGACAATCGGCTTCAGTCGTTCGATCTGAGCGATGCGGATTGGCGCGAACTCGAAGTCAAAAATCGGCGTTTGCACCACCTGCGAATGGACTGCTGCTCGGCAACGGTTGTTCTCAAACGGTCTTCGAGGGGAACGAAATTCTTTGCCCATCGGACTGCCGGTCCCTGCACTTCAGCCAACGAAAGCGAAGAGCATCGTCATTTGAAGATGACGGCGGTCGAGATCGCGCGATCCTCGGGCTGGCAGGCCGCAACCGAAGTGGGCGGCACAACGCCAACCGGCGAACCGTGGCGAGCTGACGTCCTCGCGGGGAAGGGGAACGCCAAGGTGGCAATTGAGATACAATGGTCGGGGCAGACCAATGAGGAGACCCTGCGGCGACAAGAGCAATACCGTCTATCCGGAATCCGCGGGCTTTGGTTGCTGCGTCAACCGGGCTTCCCGATCGTCCATGATCTGCCCGCGGTCTGCATCGGCGGCTCGCTGGCCGAGGGCTTTCAGGCTCTCATTCCTGCCCATGACCGCATGCTCGCGCGCCATCGTCGTCTGCCGGAAAGCTGGCGGCAGACATTACCGATGGACGCATTCCTTCGCGCCGCATTTGATCGAAGGTTGGGGTTTCTTACGCCGCTGGAAGCCGTTGGCGAGAATGCGACAATCGCCGTCGAGACCGCGATAGCGAATTGTTGGAACGAACGCTGCCGGGGAAAGACGCAGATCATCACGAGTATAGAAATCGCGACCGATCAGGGCGCTTTCGATTTCAGCTTGCCCGACCTCACCGATCACCCGCATCTGCTGGTGGAGATTCTGCAACGGCTACCATCGTCTTTCGACCGCAAGGTCATTCAGAAGCGCTACAGTCATACGCAGCGCCGCAGCTATGTCAGCAATGGCTGTGCCAAATGCAATCGGCTGTTCGGCGAATTCATGGTGGCACATGAACCCTCCGAGATCGACCAAATCGCCACTTTTCCTGCCCACTTGGATTCCCGCTGGTTGGCGCTGCTCGGTTCCCATCCCGATATCGAGATCAGCCAACCAGCATGGTGGGTCTGCGCGTGA
- a CDS encoding ArdC family protein, whose product MTQSSGRPSPAETITRAIIDRLEAGVRPWVRPWRSCAAQGRPLRANGEPYRGMNTFWLWLAAEQCGYRSRHWMTYRQAQSLGGQVRAGEHAQFAIFYKAYSKQVDSSERPGEVVDEHRRVMRSYAVFNADQIDALPSNFYPEPLSLVPPGDQLDPRAQCFGDRLPARLRTGGDRAYYNLRADVITMPPVEQFDTRAAWAATLAHEAGHWTGHPGRLARSFGKRFGDQAYAFEELVAELTAALVGADVGLPTTHLDDHAAYIDSWLGILRRDNRALLTAAARAEEAAGYLLRATGLAREDGAEELAAA is encoded by the coding sequence ATGACCCAATCATCGGGCCGGCCCTCGCCGGCTGAGACCATCACCCGCGCCATCATCGACCGGCTCGAGGCCGGTGTGCGACCCTGGGTGCGGCCCTGGCGTTCGTGTGCGGCGCAGGGGCGTCCGCTGCGCGCCAATGGCGAGCCCTATCGCGGCATGAATACATTCTGGCTGTGGCTGGCTGCTGAGCAATGCGGTTATCGGTCACGCCATTGGATGACCTACCGTCAGGCTCAGAGCCTTGGCGGGCAGGTCCGCGCCGGTGAGCACGCGCAATTTGCAATCTTCTACAAGGCCTATTCGAAGCAGGTCGATTCCAGCGAACGCCCCGGCGAGGTGGTCGATGAGCATCGCCGGGTGATGCGATCCTATGCCGTCTTCAATGCCGACCAGATCGATGCGCTGCCGTCCAATTTCTATCCAGAACCGTTATCGCTCGTCCCACCGGGCGACCAGCTCGATCCGCGGGCGCAATGCTTCGGCGATCGCCTGCCGGCGCGGCTGCGGACCGGAGGCGATCGCGCCTATTATAACCTGCGCGCAGACGTCATCACGATGCCGCCCGTCGAACAGTTCGACACGCGTGCTGCATGGGCGGCCACGCTCGCGCACGAGGCCGGTCACTGGACAGGTCATCCAGGCCGGCTTGCCCGATCCTTCGGCAAGCGCTTCGGCGATCAGGCCTATGCGTTCGAGGAGTTGGTGGCTGAACTGACGGCAGCGCTGGTTGGCGCCGATGTGGGTCTCCCAACCACCCATCTCGACGATCATGCGGCCTATATCGATTCTTGGCTCGGCATCCTGCGCAGGGATAATCGTGCCCTGCTCACGGCGGCGGCGCGGGCAGAGGAAGCCGCAGGCTACTTGCTCCGCGCAACGGGTCTTGCCCGCGAGGATGGCGCAGAGGAACTGGCCGCCGCCTGA